DNA sequence from the Acanthochromis polyacanthus isolate Apoly-LR-REF ecotype Palm Island chromosome 5, KAUST_Apoly_ChrSc, whole genome shotgun sequence genome:
ACAACCAGATTGTTACAAGCTCTGGAGATACCACTTGGTAAGTCAAAAGATTATCTATATTGAATTTGCTATTACTCAACTAATAATTTTGTCCAAAAGCTTGGAAGTTGCAGAAATGGCTATGAGCTCTCTAAAGCCTgtactttattttacagtgcaCTTTGGGACATTGAGACCGGCCAGCAGACAACCACATTTGCTGGGCACACAGGGGATGTCATGAGCCTGTCGCTGGCCCCCGATGCACGGTTATTTGTCTCTGGTGCTTGTGATGCATCTGCTAAACTCTGGGATGTCCGAGAGGGCATGTGCAGACAGACGTTCACTGGCCATGAGTCTGACATAAATGCCATCTGTGTAAGTTATctacaaatgaaaaaataatcatttttggGTGTCCTTTTCAGGATTTATGTTTGAACAACTGTGGATactgatgtattttttgttgtaatgTTTTCCACCAGtactaatttcttctttttgcaatTTTCAGTTCTTCCCTAATGGCAATGCCTTTGCCACGGGCTCCGATGATGCCACCTGCAGGCTGTTCGATCTGCGTGCTGATCAGGAATTAATGATCTACTCTCATGACAACATCATATGTGGCATCACTTCTGTTGCATTCTCAAAGAGTGGCCGCCTTCTCCTGGCAGGATATGACGACTTCAACTGTAACGTGTGGGACACACTAAAAGCTGATCGTGCTGGTTAGTAACCCAGCCATGATTTCAGACAGCAGGCTTATTTCCATCATGTTACCAAACACTCTTAGGACTACTTAAAGACATAAAGTATTACAATTGTACTAAATGGTTGCGGTTGTTTTGCAGGTGTGTTGGCTGGACATGACAACCGTGTTAGCTGCCTGGGCGTTACTGATGATGGCATGGCAGTTGCAACAGGATCCTGGGACAGTTTTCTGAAGATCTGGAATTGAAGCCTGAaggttctcttttttttattgtttgaattttgttacatttgtaTGTAAGACTATTCCTTGTCTCAACCCTGTAAATGTACATTTGTTAAAGCCTCATGTTACACTTGGCTGGATGTGCTCTTGCACTAAATTGTCTGTATACAATTTTAAGAATGAaatgtctttctgtttcttagTCTTTTGCAACACTGTGTATTTGAGACATCTGTTAGCTTTAATGGACGTTGGCATTCTCTTTAGATTTGTGTGATCAGGAAAACATTCTTGGCCCTACTTTATCAGTAATTTGTAGGTAAATGCCAAAACAACTACACCTGCTTGAGAATTTGTTcaggctttttattttttgtttgtcttacaAGACATGCTGTACAGATCAACAAACCCACTTAATGGATGTTTACTACTGTATTTCAGTGGGTGTCTCACATATTTAGTCAACTCACATAAGAGTGCTTTTAGAAAAACAGTTGAAGCTCTTGTGATGCTGCTACTGCAAGAAACGTAGAAAGTATCCCACTCTAAAGAGTTAAGTTTTGTCATGGTTCTAAgacattaacatttttattgtgctgAATTCTTTCAAGAATAGTGGTGTATTATATTTGGCAGGCTGCCCCAAAGTTTTCAAATAACTCTAAGCTTGCTCTGCAGCTGATGGTAGATGTTTGTGTAGTGAACACAAGCATGCTCCTGTATTCTAATGGCAATCAGTACCATGACGTAGCTTTCAGTTTGATCTTTACCTCTCTAGGTGTTTAGGTTATGTGACAGGAGATCAAAAAAGCTAAATTGTAGATCAGATTCGATCATTTAAACCCTAAAttccatctgtttttgtttcccaGATGTTCTTTTAACTCCAAAGTTGACTGGAAGACCATTACAACTTGAGAATGTTCACAGCATCTTCTTcaacactgtttaaactgaCTTGGACACCACAAAAACGAAGGGAAACCAATGCCTTTCCTACACAAAGAAGAGCACAATTGTTTATCACCTAGTTAAGAAAGGATCTCCTGTGGTATCAAATCAGAAACTTGTGCATTCCTTCTTGGACCATTTTATGTTACCttgaaagagaaaacaacactATCATCCCATGCAAATGTGTGCGTCTTGAAAGCAAATGTTGGAGTGTAATTGTACaaattatttaacttttttttaagatttctatTCTGATGGTTTGTTATTCTTGATGGctttctttttgtcatatttctttAGTGGTTTTAGATATGTTTGAATTACAGCTTGTCTTTCTAATCCAGGTAAATCATATAagacagatgagaaaaacatgcagaagTAAAAGCTTGGATCATATTACACGAGCAGCTTTCAAAATGTCCATGATGTATTTATATACtagctgtttttgtttcatcacAGCCTTTTGCACATGAAGCTTTGCCTCTCAACTAATACTATGTTAACTAACCAAGCACATGCTATAAGTTATGAATGCTCATTCCAGTACAAAAGGAGTTATTACGAGTAAATTATCCAGTTAACCCCCTTAATTCTTGTACATGCCTTTGTCTTTTGGTGGGAAGGGGTGGGGTAGCAAGATAGGTGCTGAGATAACTGAGGCATGGCTCGATTTTACTATATGGAAGAGGGTTTGTGTTTCGTATCCACTCTGAGTGAAACACCTCTCCTGACTTAGACACTTCCTTTGCTTGGGACTGCAGTTGCAACTCTGTGAATGAAATGTACAAATCAATGTCTGAAAATAATGGTCTGATGTTTTAAGTTAAGACATTTAATTTTGTCTGCCACGAGTTAATTTAGATGTGCATGCTGTAGACTTGCTTTCAATGGTGCAAAAATCCtagattttcttttgtttctgaaaAGGAGAGTAACCTATTGATTGAACTTAATGGAGGCCAATTTTTTGGGCTCAAACTCTATCATGTACTAATACTGGTAACGCTATGCACCAGAGTGAGCAAGAATGGAGAAAGACTTAATATTGACTGCATACTTAGTGTAAATTATGCTTACCAGTTCTATTGATGCCAATTTTTTGTAATAATTATAACAATCATTGTGAGAATTCTATCCTTGACAAGTCCTTTTCTCTCCTTCAAATCTTCACACTCAATGgaacaaaaatgtcctcacataTTGTCCATACTAAaacttttgtacattttttttcttggtctTAAATTGAAAATCAGAGCATCTGAATGACAACATTTCACTGTATACAGAAGCACTTTTGTTAAAGTTGTGAcatattttcacttttctttttctgcaatGATGTACAATAAATGTGATGTATTCGTGTGTGGCCACAAGTGAAAATGCAATTCAACTGAGATGGATTCCCTTTTCTCTTTCCATTAATATTATAGAGCTCTGCACCCTTATGTACCTTTTcactttttgtatttcatttcagtctgttgGTGTTCCACGGTGAGCTGGATGCAAGATAGATACTGTACTAAATTGTACTGTTATTGattgaaaaatgtaataaaaagctGTTTGAGATCTCTCTTTGTTGCATTGAATCCAAAATAGGCGCTGAATCTAGAGTGCTATACTTGACCCTATGGATGTATCATTCAGAGTCAACATTACTCTGCTTTGTGAAGTTGCAATAGCTTGACAATTTCACGATTCTGTACCCGGAAGAGTTAGAGGCTAAATGAGCCATATAACAACACCAGATTTATGAGTACAAACCTACAACTTTTACTGTAAGTATGCATTTAAGCTTTACATTGTGATAATTAAATGACTTGATTGTGGCCCTAAGATGACCTGGACATGCTCATGTCTTTTTGTTCTGGTCCACCCTAAGGTAAATCTACAAAACGTTTGTGAGTGGATACAAATTAGTGAGTTAATCAATCATGCATTGCTGGTGTCACTCAGTTCCTTCATCTTACAGCAGTTCTTGTATTTGTACTTTGATATACTTTTAAAAGGTGCCAGTACAACAGTTTGAGCTTGCAGGAATTATTTAGAAGACAATTAAAATTGTGGTAACTTGAGCACTTAACTACTCTACTTCAAAATTTATAATCTAACGACCAACAAATGCATTCTCCTTTGCACATCAGCATCACAAATAAGACAACAAAACGCTGAAaatgacaggtgtcatgtcagCGTTTATATCATCTGACAGCGGCTCATCCATTGAGACAAAGCCACACCCTGATCGTTTTAACCTTCAGATAAATCGCTAAGATCATAACTTGTATATTTAAACTCTAAAAAGCTGTGTGTCAAAGTTTGTACGGCTCATACAAACCGCCATCTTCCCATGTCCAACCAACCAATGTAGCAACTAACGGAAGCTGCTGTCGTGGATGAGATAAACCTGGACGAATCGACTCTTTCACGGAGGGGtgaagcacaaaataaaactgactagCAACTGTATTTTTCACTGTGTTGTATTACATTCCatataaaacacacatataaaaatataatattttcagtcttttattttctacttACGAATGATGCAATTAATGTTTATATTAACGACACACTCGAGAGAAATTAACCTCACGAAATGAAACAGTCCAGTCTAATGACGTAGTTCGTTCTTCGCACTGTTGGCCATTTTGGTAGGCCTTACATAGTGCTTTCAATTGTTGCCTCGTGGAAAAATATTCCTGTAAGCTGTATTCTTCACTGTGCATGTGGGACGAGACGAGCGAGTTGTCAAAGTTGTTTCACTTCTTCAGCCTGCGCAGCacactttgaggaactccttTTGCCGAATTACTTTGCGGGAGGATCGTGCGCAGTTTTCATTAAGAGGTACATTCGAGCGGCCGTCGTCCGGTGTTGACGACACAGCTCCCCGTCCCAACGAACAAAGGAACAGTAAGGCCGATGTTCGTCTGTTAGCGCGATCTGGGGAAATTAATATAtatgaaattatttaaagtgaaaCCTCTCGATAACgctatttttgttgtagtgTATTCACTTGAGACGTCTTTGCTGCAGATATAACTGACAAATTAGCCTGACTCATTCAGTCCGGTTAGCAACGTCGGCTAAAGTTAGCCGTATTCGTGGACACCTAGCGAGCTAACTGCTAACTTTAGCACTGTTTTGATTCAGGCGGTAAGTTTTGTTTTGGGGCAAAAATGGCCGAAGTGTACATTCGGGTGGCGGAGGAGGAAAACGAGGAACCCATGGAGATCCCATCGGAGGATGACGGCACAGTTCTGCTTTCAACCGTGGCGGCTCAGTTTCCAGGGGCATGCGGCCTACGGTTCAGGAGCCCCGTGTCTCAGTGCATGAGAGGAGTGCGTCTGGTGGAAGGGGTCCTACACGCGCCAGAAAACGGATGGGGGAATGTCGTGTACGTGGTGAACTATCCAAAAGGTAAATTTGGCTACTTTTCATTCACATAATCTGCACCTAACCTCGAACAGGTGTCCAGGGGCATTCTTATTTATAATTCATAATGTAGCTTCTGCACTCTGAAAATAGACGAGAATGACGTGCAGTTTGCCTACGCCCGCTGAAGTACAAGCTGAGGCGCTAAATCCATTCACAAAATGAGCAAGTCAAGACCATTGTTTTTATCATGTGTATTTACTGAAGATATCTTGTCAAAGTAATTGCGGCAGCTATTTAATAAACTGTGTCTTCTTGGAGGTCACGTGTTTAGTTGAAACTCATTTTGAGAGGTGTTGATTAACTTCAGGGTCATTTTGAAGGTTGTAGTTGTTGGTGTCAATGTTGACTTGAACTGCACTTTAGGTGTAGTCTGATATAACCATGAATATAAGCAGTTTTATCATAACACCTCAAATTATAATGACATACGGATAAATGCTTCCAATTACAGCTTCTGAAAAAGTCCACGGAGACATCATATTTTGCAAAAGGAGTAATAGCAGTGAAGGAAAATCCACTTAATATAGTGTGTTGCTGATTAAAAAGTAAACAATTTTGCCCTTGTACAGCTTTGGTCTTGAtaattatttacagtattttttttcctgtgttggTCACAtttcagacaacaaaagaaaaatggatgAAATCGATGCCTCCTCTGCTGTGAAAATGAAGAGAGGGGATATGAAGACATCTGATCTGATCGTACTGGGTCTTCCTTGGAAAACAACTGAACAAGACCTGAAAGACTACTTTAGCACATTTGGAGAAGTCAT
Encoded proteins:
- the gnb1b gene encoding guanine nucleotide binding protein (G protein), beta polypeptide 1b, which codes for MSELDQLRQEAEQLKNQIRDARKACADATLSQITANIDPVGRIQMRTRRTLRGHLAKIYAMHWGTDSRLLVSASQDGKLIIWDSYTTNKVHAIPLRSSWVMTCAYAPSGNYVACGGLDNICSIYNLKTREGNVRVSRELAGHTGYLSCCRFLDDNQIVTSSGDTTCALWDIETGQQTTTFAGHTGDVMSLSLAPDARLFVSGACDASAKLWDVREGMCRQTFTGHESDINAICFFPNGNAFATGSDDATCRLFDLRADQELMIYSHDNIICGITSVAFSKSGRLLLAGYDDFNCNVWDTLKADRAGVLAGHDNRVSCLGVTDDGMAVATGSWDSFLKIWN